The sequence GTATACTTACCATACTATGGTTATTGCAGTCAGCCAAGGCTACAAAAAGTCTATGTGATGCCCTTGGAGAACCTATTTCTGCGCACCACCATAATATTCTCAAATCACTTCTGAAAGAGCTACCAGGTCGATTTTGGGAGGTAATTCATACTATTACTTGTAAAATTTTAATGGAAACACTGGTTTGAGCGACTATGGCACATGCGTGCGCAAGTTATGCACTTTACATCAATTTTCCCCACAATCCTCTAACCAACCATTCTACAAgtgagagcatctccaatagaagatgTAGATGCAAAAATAACTAACTTATACATCACCAAGGGCTAAAAACGttgctccaacagatgatgtagatgcaaaaaaaATTACATCACCTCCTCCaagtgatgtaaaatacaacacttgGAGATGCAAATTTTCATCTCCATCCCACTGGTGATGTAAAAACCTGCCCGGGCACCAACCGTCGAACCGCCCTTCATTTCGTTTCCCACCCCCGCCGCCGGTTCCACCGCGGCTGCGCCCCTGCCCTCCACCAAATCGGCCAATACCGCCGCCACCCGTCCTCtttcggccgccgccgtcgccaaccGATTCCGGCCAGCTCCGGCGCCGCCCCTTTGCCCCCGCCAGCTTCGGCCCCTCCCCTACACATTCCAGTCCGCCGCCGGCCATCCCCGCCGCCCGAATCCGGCCATCCGTCGCGCAGGAGCAGAGGAGGCTGCCGGCCGCGCACGCTTCTCGGAGGCACTCTTGGCCGCGCTGCTACGCCTCGACGCTGTCCCGGGCCACGACTCGGCCTGCGGCGTCCACAGAGGAGTTGGCGAGGAGTGGCTGGGGCAGATGAGGAGCGGTAGCAGGAGCTAGCAGtgtgcagcagaggaggaggcgaggaggagcggcagcTCGATTTGCTCGGCAGCTGGTGTGACGCGCGAGAATCTGGCCGGCGGCGCGCGAGAGCATCGGCCATTTGATCGGTGGTTCAGTTTCGACAATAGGTTCAATTTCAACAGTAGGTTCAGTTTACATCACCAATTATACATCATCTACTGGAGTTGGACTTGTATACATTATCTGTTGGAGTTGCCTCTTTTTTGGAGATGTAAAATGCACTTTTTGATGATGTAAATTGTGCAACACCTAGTTTTATATCTCCAAatttgcatcatctattggagatgctctgagAGTGGTGAGATGAATAAAATTCAGTGAGCGAGAGAAATTTTGGAACTTCCATCGCATGTAACTAAAGTTATGTACCATAGTCTCCTTTGTTTTATTAAATAAAATTCGTATGGTAATATCTCTCCTTATCATCCTTCCAGGGAAAAGATGCTGTTCTGGATGCACTAGCTTCACTGTGTTTGTGCTGCCACGCCGCTATAACTGCAGACGAACCAACTATGCCTAGTGTTATTCTGAATGCTGTTTGTGCTGCATGCAGTAGGAAGCCGAAATTGTACCGTGAAGCAGCTTTCTCGTGTTTACAGCAAGTAATTCTCTTTTCCATTCCTTCATTTCTATATGAATGTAAAAACTTGTTATAATTGGCTGATGTTCCTTATGTTCAAGAAAAAAGATTCTTGCTGTTACACAATTGTCAGCATAACCACACAAAAAATTATGATGTTAACTTGAAGCATGATATAACTAAATTACCTCAGGGCTTTTCCTTCTAGTGTATTAACTGAATAGGAGAACAAAAGTTTCCTGAAAAGACTGCAAAAAAGATATGTTTCTCGAGATATGATGTGGAGGCATCTAAATTGGAATGATGGTATTGTTGATAATGTTGCCACTTATTAGTTTGCATAGACAAGCATCTCTAATAAATCTACTCCATGGGAATTTAATACCACATTTTTGTTTATGATCAGTAGTCGATTGATTTTTGGCATTATatatactccatccgtcccaaaataagtgactcaactttgtactaaagtcaGTACCATTTAGAATCAGTACCATTTACTTGGtttttatttgctttcttttcaGGTGATCACTGCATTCAAAGATCCAGGATTCTTCAATAGTGTTTTCCCTATGTTGTATGAGGTTTCTAATCAGTCTGTCATTTTTAAGACAACAAGGAGTTCATCTTCACTAAGTACATCTGCTGCTGCTGGTCAGTCGATATTTGGGCTCTTTCGAACTAGGTCCCATGCTAAAAAATTCCTTTAATACTCCATTTTTCCTATCATATAAACACAGTATGGTAATTTATATCATAACAAAAAAATTGAGATCCTGACGCGGAAGTTTACAACACCCTGCATGCGAATATTGATACCCTTTTATGCTCGTACTGACTTTGTATTGGTCTTTTTTTCTGCAGAGCAAGATGAAAGTGCAAGTGTCTCCGTTTCTCTCGACAAGGTGCTCAACTGTGCTGCATCTAGCATCACTATTGCTTTGCCACAAGATATTATCCACCAAAAGAAGAATATGTTAGAGGTTCTGCTGAACTCTCTTTCACCCGAGGAGGGTTGGCAAGGTATGTTTTGTATGCAGGATCGGTGATATATTCTGAGCAACTGTTTTACAAATAGATCTGCATTGATACTTGAAAACTATCATCGTGACACTTATCTGGATTTTCATGAGCAGTTAAATTGTCATCCTTCTTGTGTATCAAAGAATTGTGCTACAAATTTTCGGATTCTGGTGGTAGCACGGCGTGGCCTGAAGGCACAGATGATTTTGTTCAGGAGGTACATCACATAGTTGTTTGGTACTTTATCCGATATTTGGTCATTTCTTCGTTGATCTGACAAATTTCTTTTACCCTGGTATCCAAACTCAGATGTTTCATTCAGTGGCGTCAAAAGTAGTAGACTCCATACGCTTAGTTAAGATTGCTCAGGTAATCTTCTATGCTTACCAACTGATACTGCATCATCTTTACTCATTTTTATGTTAGTTCAATATTGCTtactaaatataagcccttttagagattctaatatggaGCAAAATCAGTGAacctacactttaaaatatgtagttcgtattgaaatccctaaaaggtcttatatttagataCGGAGGGATTCTAATACCGTCCTCACTGGCATTGAGCCTCGAGTCCCACATGCTATCATAATCACTATTTATCGTCCAGGAAGGACCTTGGTCCTTACGAGTTGTGTTTTTTTTTCCCGCAGGTTCACGTTGCTGCTTCAGAGTGCCTTCTTGAGTTGATCAAATTGTATAGAGACTTCCCATTGGAAGAGAGAAGAGAGGCCAAGTTCGAGGGTGAACTAATCCAACTCTGCGAGTCAGAAAAAAGTGAACAGGCAAAGGCACTTCTGAAGCAATGCTTGGCTGCTCTCAAAGAGCTCACTGGCGTAACCATGACGATGGGTTAGATACACTCTTTTCGATACATGTAAAATCTGATACATGAAAATACTGCCAGTGGCATACTTGAAATTTATGGCAAAATGATTGCATTGCACATTTTTAAGCTATGCAATACGAAAATCAGCAATTTATCACACAGTTCGGTTAATTGTTCTCCATTTTCATACACTTTTCTGTGAGGTCACAACTTTCTATTATGGCGAAGAGGGCTCTGATTATTCAAGGTTCATATGAGAACTGAGGATACaaattggtactccctccgttccaaaatagatgacccaactttgtactaaagttagtataaagttgagtcatctattttggaacggagggagtacatatcaaTCGTTCCTGATAATTTTCACCTGACAAGAGTACATTGATACGGTATACAACAACCAAAATGGCTTGCGTAAATGCATATGCTAGACGGACAGCACTGTGGAGTTCCAGTATGACGGCGCCTCAGGCCGTTAGCCTGCACAAAGCGGTTGCAGTCTTGGAGCCTGACGGCCGGTCGAGGTGCTTGCAGATGTAGTCGCCAGCGTCCATGAGTTTGCCGAGGTCGACGTTGGTCTCTATCCCCAGGCCGTGGAGCATGTACACCACGTCCTCCGTCGCGACATTGCCCGTGGCGCCCTTGGCGTACGGGCACCCTCCAAGGCCTGACACAGACGAGTCCACTACGCCGATCCCCATCTGGCAATGGCAACAACATGAAAACAGTGTTAGGACAACAAGCCTTGCTCACTGACTCGTTGTTTTCAGCtcggttattattattattacctgGAGAGAGACTAGGATGTTGGCAAGGGCCTGGCCGTATGTATCGTGGAAGTGAACGGCCAGCTTGTCTGCCGGAACCACGGCCATCACGGCCTCCAGCATAGGAACTACCCTGCCTGAAACAAACAGCCCATGTTAACAGTGTGCAAAATCTCAACAAACAAAAAGCCTCAAGAAATCAACAGTTTAATATGGCACTCAGCGAATGTGATAACGTACCTGGCGTACCGACACCAATCGTGTCACCGAGTGAAATCTCCGCGCAACCCATGTCGTAAAGCTCCTTGGCAACATATGCTACTTTTGATGGATGCACGACGCCTTCCACGGGGCAGCCCACCACACATGAAACATACCTACCACAATCAGAGGATGGAGGACTTCAGAACAGATTCGGCAATCAAGCTCTTCGTTTACACTTGCTTTGGACTTAGGCAGCTTACCCGCGGATACGTATTCCATGTTTTTTGGCAGCAGAAGTAACATCACGGTACCGAGCAAGGCTTTCCTCGATGGTACAGTTGATGTTCGACTTAGagaaggattcagaggcagatgcgAAAACCGCCACTTCTTTTGCGCCAGCTGCAACAGCAGCCTCAAATCCCTGCAAATGACATCGCTTCATCACTACAAAATATGTCTAGTGTATTGCAACTTCTTTTGCATGTCATTTGCAGTGATTTGAGACTGCTCTGAGAAGAATTTGAAGCATAAGTCTACAGAAATGGGCATACTCTGAGGTTAGGAGTTAACACAGGAAACCGCACATCTGGTGCATGCTGGATCCCTTCAAGGACATCCTTTGCATCAGCTAGCTGCACTTCCAAAATAAAGTTATCATTAGTTTTGCCGTATCTTTGGTCTGTAACTGTCTATCTATTATGCATGCTAGCACAACTTTACAAGAGAAAAATGGAAGTTAAATGGAAcaatttctgaagaaaaaaatgtaaCCAAGCAATTAATTCATAATCCTGCATGGACATACTGTAATTCGTTGAATAAGAGAAGGTATATTACCTTCAACCAGCAGGTTTTAGATAGTTCAAAGAGCTAACTACTGCGCATGTTACACAGCTTCATCTAGTTTAGGTACACCATAAATTACCTGCGGCACCCATCTTGGGGAAACAAAACTTGTGGCTTCAACTACTGACAGGCCAGAAGCCACCAACTTGTGTATCAGCTCAATCTTTACTGATGTCGGTACAATGTTCTTCTCATTCTGCAGACCATCTCGTGGTCCAACCTCAACCACCTTCACAAACCTTGGGAGATCCCACGAAACCTGAAAAATCAGTTATTCATCGACTGAGCAAAGGGGAAAACATCTGGGTAGTAATGATTCTTATTTATTACGCTTTCAACCAAAGCTTGCATATGAGTTCAAACAGTACTAGAAAGTTATGACTTTGCGGCTTAGTTTACGGCTGATGAACTATGTTGCGCTGCCATAGACAGAGGCTTAGTTTGCGGTTGATGAACTATGCTGCGCTGCGCTTATTTTGTAGTCTGCTGTGGGAAACTAGCCATGAAACTAGGGATAAGTTGGTTAAACAAACACTAAGATAGACAAAAACTAGTTGGATAAGTTGGATTATCATAATCCACCGCAACACCGAACGCATCCAAAATGATACATGTCACTTCCTTGCTTCTGTTTTTTTAAGGAGTCCTTGCTTCTGTTAGAGGAGGTGCAACCAGACCTAAAATAGGGAAGCAAAATTGAATGCATACATCATCCACTATGAAATTTCACAACTTAACTTACCTTTTGTGGAAGAGTTCTAAACTCCATATCCACTCCATTGCAGGACGAGTCGGTATACTGGCCTTGCAGATGCCATGAGCGAGAAGTGCTGTGAAAGAGCGTCTGGTTGTTGCCACTGTTGCTAGGCGTGTAACTGAAAGCAGAACAGATAAAAAGATACTATTACTGAATGGTTGCTCACATCTGGAGATACTggttaaaaaaatatgaaaaataaaacACCGAATAAAATGACAAAGTATGAGATGAAGCATTTGGTGTTGAATGACAGGAAAACTTACTTGCCGGTGCTGCGGTCATCAGCTGTTGATCTGCAAGCACTTTGGCAGAAGCTTCCAAGTCTATTAATACTCAACTTTGGCAGGTCCCCAAGACCAAGTGGTTCCTCTAGGCTCGACATTCTGGAAACATAAATGAACAATTGAAGAGTGTGAATAACAATGCTGGCATATAAGTACTAACTAATTTCTTTGTCTGCAGTGCCGAAAGCATCTGAAACATCGAAGGATACGAATTGCAAACATCGAAGGATGGTATGACCAGTGGAGCCCACATCCCTCAAAAACAAAAGAGCTGCTATCATCACACACCATTTCAAAGATATCAATTTCGCGCGGTTGTGCTAACTAGCAAGTTGGATTGCTAGTACTATCAATTCATCAGTTGGATTCACCATTGAAAGAGGATTAGGGTATGGAGCTGTGGCACAGAGCAACGCTTAACTCTTGAGCAACAAAGATTTGCTTTAGTTCTTTCGAAGTGAAATTTTGAATTGAAGCATGAAGGCGGTTGGATCATGGAATGAAACATTGCATCCAAATCCAAGCGCTCGCAAGTTCATTCAGATTTCTCCGCCTTGAAATCAAACCTAATCTAAAATTTCGCACGATACGATACTTGCTTGCTAAAAAAAAGAAACAGGAACGGGGGAAGAACCAAGAACCAAGAACCAAGAAAGGCACCTTTGATCGATGGATGAATTCGAAGCCAATCCGACGGAGTCCCCGCTCCAACGCCTGACGTGGTATAGGGCAGCAGACTCGCGCTCGCTTGAATCCGACGAAAAGATCGCGGAGGTCGCCGCACCCGCTAAAATGGAGGTCGCAGCTGCACCACCGCGTCTCCGCCAAGGGAAAGGGACCGGAACCCGGCCGGCGCCGCGTCCACCTGAAAAAAGAGTGGACCCGGTCTTCGGTGGGAGACGCGTCGTAGCGCTGCGGGGCCGCGGGTGTCAGTGGGAGCGGGTCTACGGGACCGGGTCTATGGAGAGGTAGGGTGTTTGGCGGAGGGCTTGGTGGGAGTTGTGGAGGCAACGGCGTTGGCTGGTGCCTTTCAGTTGGGTGAGCGGCCACCAAACCACGCGCGCTCCTGCCGGGTTCTCGGATCCGCCACACGCGCCGTGCCCGTTAGGATGGATTTGCGTTGGAGAAGTCGGTGCGGAAATATGGATCCCTTGGACTTTGGGTGATGGTAGTTGCGTGTCTCGTGGTTTTTGTGGCCTGAGCCGACAGAATATTTCTGGTTTTTCTAAAACTTTGGGTGCTGATATCGGGTCGGACGCGAGACCCGGTTGGCGGATGTATGCTGTTGAATGGATTCTCTAGATGCAAACGTGGTCGACACTACTCCAAGAAAACTGGGGTCTTTTTTCCCTCTTTTTGATGGGAAAACTGGGATCTTATTGGTGGTGCATGTGGTCTGGATGGATTTCCTCGTGTTTTATGTGGTGGAGAATGGCATCTCATTTAAATTTGGtttagttagggcatctccaacaacaACCCATAAGAAATTTTCCGCATTCGTCTGCGGACAGGGGATCAATCCGTGGACATGGGTGCGGGAGGTCGAAATCCAATGCTAGCCGCGTACATTTCAAACTATTTTTCAATAAACTGGATGGAATTCGTGTAAACACGGTCGGATTTCGTACAAGCATGACGGATTTAACTATATTTTGAAAATTTAGAACAAAAAAAAGACCCGCccctaaacctatcctacaacaGCGGTGCCCGGCATCCAAGCCCATGTTGGCCTCCTTCCGCCATCTCCATGAGCACCGGCGGTAACACCAAA comes from Triticum aestivum cultivar Chinese Spring chromosome 5B, IWGSC CS RefSeq v2.1, whole genome shotgun sequence and encodes:
- the LOC123111262 gene encoding hydroxymethylglutaryl-CoA lyase, mitochondrial yields the protein MSSLEEPLGLGDLPKLSINRLGSFCQSACRSTADDRSTGNYTPSNSGNNQTLFHSTSRSWHLQGQYTDSSCNGVDMEFRTLPQKVSWDLPRFVKVVEVGPRDGLQNEKNIVPTSVKIELIHKLVASGLSVVEATSFVSPRWVPQLADAKDVLEGIQHAPDVRFPVLTPNLRGFEAAVAAGAKEVAVFASASESFSKSNINCTIEESLARYRDVTSAAKKHGIRIRGYVSCVVGCPVEGVVHPSKVAYVAKELYDMGCAEISLGDTIGVGTPGRVVPMLEAVMAVVPADKLAVHFHDTYGQALANILVSLQMGIGVVDSSVSGLGGCPYAKGATGNVATEDVVYMLHGLGIETNVDLGKLMDAGDYICKHLDRPSGSKTATALCRLTA